The Deltaproteobacteria bacterium DNA window ACGACTGCAACACGGCGAGCACGTTCGCCGTAGGGCTCACCGGCTCGCGCGCGAGCTGTGTGTCGACGCGCGGGGCGTTCGACATGGTGGGCAATCTGTACGAGTGGGTGGCGGACTGGGTGCCGCGCTCGACGTCGTGCGGGACATGGAGCGCTGGTGTCAGTCCGACGGGTGACGATCAATGCTTGGCGGGAGCGGCTACCACGGGAGAACCCGGTGCGCTGCTGCGCGGCGGCTTCTTCGTCTACGGTTCCGATGCCGGTCCGCTCTCGGTGCTCGGCCTCGAGCCGTCCTTTGCGAGCAGCGCCATCGGCTTCCGTTGCGCCCGCTAGTCACGATTTACGT harbors:
- a CDS encoding SUMF1/EgtB/PvdO family nonheme iron enzyme, coding for DCNTASTFAVGLTGSRASCVSTRGAFDMVGNLYEWVADWVPRSTSCGTWSAGVSPTGDDQCLAGAATTGEPGALLRGGFFVYGSDAGPLSVLGLEPSFASSAIGFRCAR